From Marinifilum sp. JC120:
TGCGAACACAGACAACGCCTTCTTCGGTCAGTTCCACAGGAGAATGATAGAATTTGAAATGCACTCCGTCCAGCTTGGCGTAATCCTGCTCGTACTTGGTGGCGGACATATCTTCCTGACCACGACGATAAAGCACGGTCACTTCTTCTGCTCCCTTGCGCAGAGCGGTGCGAGCCACGTCCATAGCTACGTTCCCGGCCCCGATAACCGCCACTTTCTTACCGAGTTGGTAGACATCAGGATTCTTGAGGTAATTGATGGCGTAATGCACATGCCCGAGGGTTTCCCCCTTAAGCCGCAAGGGGCGCGGGTTCCAGACCCCGGTTCCGATAAAAATAGACTTGTAGCCGTCGCGCAACAAATCGTCGAGGGAGACCACCGGACCGATTAGCATATTGGGACGGATTTTCACGCCCAGCTGCAAAAGCACTTCACGCAATTTCTCAAGGATGTCCTTGGGCAGACGGAATTCCGGGATACCGTATTGCAGGACCCCGCCGATCTTTTCCTCGGATTCAAAGATGGTCACTTCGTATCCCTTGAGGGCGAGGATAAAAGCTACGGTAATCCCGGCCGGACCGGAGCCGACAATAGCTATTCTGGACTTGCGTTTTTCCTTCTTCCGAGGCTGAAACTGAGCCAGATAGTAGCGGGAGATGTAGTTTTCAATGTCGCTACACTGCACCGGAGAACTCTTCCGGCCCAGAATGCAATGCCCTTCACAGAAATTTTCATGGGGGCAGATGAGTGAACAGACCACGGAAAGCGGGTTGTTCTCAAAAAGCATAGCCCCGGCCTCCTGCATTTTGCCGTCTAGCAGGAGTTCGATCATTTTATTAATAGGTGTGCCGAGCGGACAGCCTTTGCTGCAAAGCGGTTTCTTGCATTGCAGGCAACGGGTCGCCTCTTCAATGATGTGTTTTCCCATATGAATGATGTGTGGTTTGGCCCTTGGATGCAAGGGACCTGATTATCTTGAGAGGATTGGAAAGTAGTGCGCGGAGTGAAGCAGATAACAGGGCCGGACCGTTAGGTCCAGCCCCGTGATTCTTATTAACTATATACTTATTTACCGTAGAAAGATTCTTTGAACAGTTCTTTCATCTGCTCAACGCTGATTTCACGCGGGTTGGTGCTGGTGCAAGGGTCTTCGCATGCGCCTTCGGAGATCTTATCGAGGTTGGCAAGGAAGTCGTCTTCATTAACACCGAACTCTTTGAGAGTAGCAGGAATCTGCATCGCCACGTTGAGTTCCTTCACAAAATTAATCAGAGATTCGACCAATTCGTCAGTAGAGGAACCGGAAAGACCGAGTCTCTTGGCGGCGTCCGCGTATTTTTCACCTGCTTTTTCAGCATTGAAGCGGATAGCAGCGGGGAGATAAATGGCATTTGCGCAGCCATGAGGAACTCCGAAAAGATGCCCGGTCTTGTGGGCCATGCTGTGAACAATGCCGAGGATAGCGTTGGAGAAAGACATGCCAGCAAGGCACTGGGAGACATGCATTTTATCGCGTGCTTCCTTGCCACCTTTATAGGAAGCAACCAGTTCGTCCTGAATCATCTCCATGGATTTCATTGCAAGGCAATCGGTCAGTTCATTAGCCATGATGGAAACGTAAGCTTCCAAAGCGTGGGTCAGTGCATCCATACCGGTGTGGGCCACGAGGGATGCGGGCATGGACTGAGCCAGATCGCTATCAACAATCGCCAGATCAGGGGTGATGTTGAAATCGGCGATGGGGAACTTGAGTTCGGTATCATTGTCGGTAATGATAGAAAACGCTGTTACCTCGGTTCCGGTACCACTGGTGGTGGGAACAGCCGCGAAACGTGCTTTCTTGCGCAGTTCAGGCAAATTGAAGGGCTTTGCAGCTTCTTCAAAGGTGAACTCGGGGGTCTCGTAGAAAATCCACATTGCTTTAGCAGCATCAATGGGAGAACCTCCACCCACGCCGATGATCCAGTCCGGCTGGAAATCGTTCATTACTTCAACACCACGACGAACGGTAGCAACGGAAGGGTCAGCCTCAACACCTTCGAACAGGGTGGTTTCGATACCTGCTTCTTTCAGGAAGCCTTCAATCTTATCAAGGGCACCGTTTCTTTTTACAGAACCGCCGCTGATAACGATTACAGCTTTGCTTCCTTTAATATTCTTAAGCTCTTCAATGCTGCCTGCACCAAAGTAAACTTCGCGGGGGATGGTAAATCTTGCCATTTTCATTTTCTCCATTAACTTTTAAAGCAACTCTACTTTCACGAAGAGGCTTCTATTTTAAAATAAATCAAAACTGATTATTTTTTACTTTTGAAATTTTTAATACCAGCCAAACAAAACTACATGCACAAATCAGAAACGTTTCTCTGCATCGGTTGAGAAGCTATAAACACAAAAAATTTTATCCTGTAAAGTACGCACCTTTCAGTATCGTAGTTTACAACTGGTTAGTAGTTCCCATTTGGTAACTACCTGTTAGAATCATTTGAGAACTACACAAAAAACATAAAATCTGGTAAGTTGAAGACTCTGCTTAATTGAAAGCAGTTTTCTGAAAACGCAAAAATCCGCGCGATATTAATTTAAATATTTTTTATTTTTTTGATGACGGCCAAATTTAGCCGCAAGAAATGGAGAGAATCATGCCTGAAGATAGAACTCACAAAGTGAGTTGCAGCAGCTTTACATATGAATTGGAAGTGGCCTTTGAAATCCTTTCCGGCAAATGGGTGCCGCTGATAAT
This genomic window contains:
- a CDS encoding iron-containing alcohol dehydrogenase, with protein sequence MARFTIPREVYFGAGSIEELKNIKGSKAVIVISGGSVKRNGALDKIEGFLKEAGIETTLFEGVEADPSVATVRRGVEVMNDFQPDWIIGVGGGSPIDAAKAMWIFYETPEFTFEEAAKPFNLPELRKKARFAAVPTTSGTGTEVTAFSIITDNDTELKFPIADFNITPDLAIVDSDLAQSMPASLVAHTGMDALTHALEAYVSIMANELTDCLAMKSMEMIQDELVASYKGGKEARDKMHVSQCLAGMSFSNAILGIVHSMAHKTGHLFGVPHGCANAIYLPAAIRFNAEKAGEKYADAAKRLGLSGSSTDELVESLINFVKELNVAMQIPATLKEFGVNEDDFLANLDKISEGACEDPCTSTNPREISVEQMKELFKESFYGK
- a CDS encoding NAD(P)-dependent oxidoreductase, coding for MGKHIIEEATRCLQCKKPLCSKGCPLGTPINKMIELLLDGKMQEAGAMLFENNPLSVVCSLICPHENFCEGHCILGRKSSPVQCSDIENYISRYYLAQFQPRKKEKRKSRIAIVGSGPAGITVAFILALKGYEVTIFESEEKIGGVLQYGIPEFRLPKDILEKLREVLLQLGVKIRPNMLIGPVVSLDDLLRDGYKSIFIGTGVWNPRPLRLKGETLGHVHYAINYLKNPDVYQLGKKVAVIGAGNVAMDVARTALRKGAEEVTVLYRRGQEDMSATKYEQDYAKLDGVHFKFYHSPVELTEEGVVCVRTEKQAGEDGKTKLVTVEGSEKLEQVDSIFIAVSQAPRNNLTGIEIGKTGLVITDEEGRTTRDGVFASGDVVTGARTVAEAVRCSKNSAQAIMDYVEGL